The following proteins are encoded in a genomic region of Streptococcus equi subsp. equi:
- the ltrA gene encoding group II intron reverse transcriptase/maturase, which produces MRTAKTILTVIHERGKQDKPLERVYKLLFNRELYLIAYAKLYPNNGAMTKGVTEETIDGMSIQKIDMIIEQLRQETYYWRPARREYIPKKNGKHCPLGIPVWSDKLLQEVIRMILEAYYEPQFSEHSHGFRPKRGCHTALQEIQTWKGTRWFIEGDISSYFDTIDHDVLITMLSRQIQDGRFIRLIKNMLEAGYLDDWKFHKTISGTPQGGVISPLLANIYLHQFDKWVGEELIPQYTRGKKQKANSAYNRLSRRIKCYQDKGDYKKAHQLIVERRNLPSVDTYDTSYRRLRYVRYADDFILGFTGSKAEAKAIKKQIGDFLNTKLSLELSQEKTLITHATGESAKFLGYEIKAQRVNDYIDNKGRQSANGVIALFVPASVIESKCRQYMKNGKAIHRNNLLHDDDFSIVQTYQQEYRGLVQYYILAQNLSWFSKVYWYMETSLLKTLAFKHESSINKMLAKYKTTTTSTNGRTVPCLQVVVSREDKPPLVATWGGIKRKL; this is translated from the coding sequence ATGCGTACAGCCAAAACTATTTTAACGGTCATTCATGAACGTGGAAAACAAGATAAACCACTCGAAAGGGTTTATAAGTTACTATTTAATCGTGAACTCTATCTGATAGCCTATGCAAAGTTATACCCGAATAATGGAGCAATGACAAAGGGTGTTACAGAGGAAACGATTGATGGAATGTCTATTCAAAAAATAGATATGATTATTGAACAATTAAGACAAGAAACCTATTACTGGAGACCAGCTAGGAGAGAGTACATTCCTAAAAAGAATGGAAAACACTGTCCTTTGGGAATACCAGTATGGAGTGATAAACTTCTTCAGGAAGTGATTCGCATGATATTAGAAGCCTATTATGAGCCACAATTTAGTGAACATTCTCATGGTTTTAGACCAAAAAGAGGGTGTCATACAGCTTTACAAGAAATTCAGACTTGGAAAGGGACACGTTGGTTCATAGAAGGAGATATCTCTAGTTATTTTGACACGATTGACCACGATGTATTAATCACTATGTTGTCTAGACAAATTCAGGATGGTCGGTTTATTAGGCTTATCAAAAATATGCTTGAGGCAGGATATCTTGATGATTGGAAGTTTCACAAGACTATTAGTGGAACACCGCAAGGTGGAGTTATTAGTCCTTTATTAGCTAATATCTATTTACATCAATTTGATAAGTGGGTCGGTGAAGAGCTGATACCTCAATATACAAGAGGTAAAAAGCAGAAAGCAAACTCAGCCTATAATCGTTTGAGTAGAAGAATTAAATGCTATCAGGATAAAGGAGATTATAAAAAAGCTCATCAGTTAATTGTTGAGAGAAGAAATCTCCCTTCAGTTGATACTTATGATACCAGCTATCGGAGATTAAGATATGTTCGGTATGCGGATGACTTTATTCTAGGCTTTACAGGTTCAAAAGCTGAGGCAAAGGCTATAAAGAAGCAAATTGGAGACTTTTTAAATACTAAGTTATCTTTGGAACTTTCTCAAGAAAAGACTTTGATTACCCATGCGACTGGAGAATCAGCTAAATTTCTGGGATATGAGATAAAAGCACAACGTGTCAATGATTATATTGATAACAAAGGGAGACAGAGTGCCAATGGTGTTATCGCATTATTTGTACCTGCATCAGTTATTGAAAGCAAATGCCGCCAATACATGAAAAATGGTAAAGCTATTCATCGTAATAACTTATTGCATGATGATGACTTTAGTATCGTTCAAACTTACCAACAAGAATATAGAGGGCTAGTTCAATATTATATATTGGCACAAAATTTGTCATGGTTCTCAAAAGTCTATTGGTATATGGAAACATCACTCCTTAAAACATTAGCATTTAAACATGAGTCATCCATTAATAAAATGTTAGCTAAATATAAGACTACCACAACTAGCACGAATGGCCGAACGGTGCCGTGTTTACAGGTAGTTGTGTCTCGAGAAGATAAACCTCCTCTAGTTGCAACGTGGGGTGGCATAAAAAGAAAGCTGTAA
- a CDS encoding cpp14 protein: MKNVFSIWDKTKEDKSTQLLFSDMSTPKGDGEFNIYDDIREKLVAMGIPKEEIAFIHEANSDKQKDELFAKVRKGDVRILLGSTQKMGAGTNVQNKLIALHDLDVPWRPADLEQRAGRIVRQGNENKEVNIYRYVTENTFDAYLWQTIENKQKFISQIMTSKTPVRVAEDVDESSLNYAEIKALATGDPKIKEKMDLDNEVTKLKMLEANYKSNRYRLEDKVAKNYPEEIARTEKLIEAVKKDISDVEPKADGEEKFTSITIAGAKITDKKLAGERLLEAISKVKINESKVIGKYRNMDLEASYNFFTNSHNFSLNGVAKHSGELGTSADGNITRLDNALEKMPEKLKRLEEKLISTKEQLENAKEELKKPFEKADELKSKVLRLAELNKLLDMGDVEEKRNDNPLVEDVKRAIIDFCNREYEENHSYDEFDALYPDLKHIGIAYTNTPDERHSIQYELNLEDKIWTQYIDDISIKTESFDYENKGENETLRNMKNEIELSSFEDLVYVDSEDLKAATGLDIDDEGNFYDPLSKDLDNDGITDRYDNDFKDSDYFESTYDVEDNFHSKEESSQKSEDKPSILGQIRAYQEESKTEEKQTTKEQEFLR; encoded by the coding sequence GTGAAAAATGTCTTTAGTATATGGGATAAGACAAAAGAAGATAAGTCAACACAGCTACTATTTTCTGATATGTCTACACCAAAAGGCGATGGAGAATTTAACATCTATGATGATATTAGAGAAAAACTTGTAGCAATGGGAATACCAAAAGAAGAAATCGCCTTTATCCACGAAGCGAATTCCGATAAACAAAAGGACGAACTCTTTGCAAAGGTGCGTAAAGGAGATGTGAGGATATTACTTGGTTCTACTCAGAAAATGGGAGCCGGCACGAATGTACAAAACAAACTGATTGCCCTTCATGATTTGGATGTTCCTTGGCGTCCTGCCGATTTAGAGCAGCGTGCGGGCAGAATTGTAAGACAGGGCAATGAAAACAAGGAAGTAAATATCTATCGTTATGTTACGGAGAACACCTTTGATGCGTATTTGTGGCAGACAATAGAGAATAAGCAGAAGTTCATTTCTCAGATTATGACAAGTAAAACACCTGTCAGAGTGGCAGAAGATGTGGATGAAAGTTCACTTAACTATGCAGAAATTAAAGCCCTTGCCACAGGTGATCCGAAGATTAAAGAAAAGATGGATTTGGATAATGAGGTTACGAAACTTAAAATGCTTGAAGCAAACTATAAGTCCAACCGTTACAGATTAGAGGATAAAGTGGCGAAAAACTATCCTGAAGAAATCGCAAGAACTGAAAAGCTCATAGAAGCTGTCAAGAAAGATATATCTGATGTAGAGCCTAAAGCGGACGGAGAGGAAAAGTTTACTTCTATTACTATCGCAGGAGCAAAGATTACCGATAAGAAATTAGCAGGAGAAAGATTGCTTGAAGCTATTTCAAAGGTTAAAATCAATGAAAGTAAGGTAATCGGTAAGTACAGAAATATGGACTTGGAAGCAAGTTATAACTTCTTTACTAATTCTCATAATTTCAGCTTAAACGGTGTTGCAAAGCATTCAGGAGAGCTTGGCACAAGTGCTGACGGTAATATTACAAGACTTGATAACGCTCTTGAGAAAATGCCTGAGAAATTAAAGAGGCTTGAAGAAAAGCTCATAAGCACCAAAGAGCAGCTTGAAAATGCCAAAGAGGAATTAAAAAAGCCGTTTGAAAAAGCTGATGAATTAAAGAGTAAGGTGCTTCGCTTGGCTGAACTAAATAAGCTACTTGATATGGGTGATGTGGAAGAAAAGAGAAATGATAATCCCCTTGTAGAAGATGTTAAAAGGGCAATTATTGATTTCTGTAACAGAGAATATGAAGAAAATCATAGCTACGATGAGTTTGATGCTCTATATCCTGACTTAAAGCATATAGGAATTGCCTATACCAACACGCCGGATGAAAGACACAGCATTCAATATGAGCTTAATTTAGAGGATAAGATATGGACACAGTATATTGATGATATATCTATAAAAACTGAGAGCTTTGACTATGAGAACAAAGGAGAGAATGAAACTCTAAGAAATATGAAAAATGAGATTGAGCTATCCTCTTTTGAAGATCTGGTTTATGTGGATTCAGAAGATTTGAAAGCAGCAACGGGACTTGATATTGATGACGAAGGTAACTTCTATGATCCGCTTTCTAAAGACCTTGATAATGACGGAATTACTGACCGTTACGATAATGACTTTAAGGACAGCGACTATTTTGAATCAACATATGATGTGGAGGATAATTTTCATAGCAAAGAAGAAAGTTCACAAAAATCAGAGGATAAGCCATCTATTTTAGGACAGATAAGAGCCTATCAGGAAGAAAGTAAAACAGAAGAAAAACAAACTACAAAAGAACAGGAATTTTTAAGATAA
- a CDS encoding conjugative transposon protein, whose amino-acid sequence MDYKTMRNQIEDMANDNHKDFVKAIISVEKGINDESALDKLYDAYMDNDSLNLLHEEFDYMIEDLREQGQIKDLPYVQEEKDNLINIVGNIVGKVDVAERENKNGEAFKVANFSVVSKDDEGNKVYHNCSAYGEKSDIPKDFKQGDFVKLFGQIRTSIDDNGKEHSNVRILSSKLLKAKEQMKGQEEKKESVLGAIKKYQSEDKEKPKEKRDASKEAER is encoded by the coding sequence ATGGATTACAAAACAATGAGAAATCAAATAGAAGATATGGCAAATGATAACCACAAGGACTTTGTAAAAGCGATTATAAGCGTGGAGAAAGGTATCAATGATGAAAGTGCTTTGGACAAGCTCTATGACGCTTATATGGACAATGACAGTCTGAATTTACTGCATGAGGAATTTGACTACATGATTGAAGATTTACGAGAACAGGGGCAAATAAAAGACCTGCCCTATGTTCAGGAAGAGAAAGATAATCTTATCAATATCGTTGGAAATATTGTAGGAAAGGTTGATGTAGCTGAAAGAGAAAACAAGAATGGAGAAGCCTTTAAGGTGGCAAATTTCTCTGTTGTATCTAAAGATGATGAGGGAAATAAGGTTTATCATAATTGCTCCGCTTATGGAGAAAAGAGTGATATTCCAAAAGACTTTAAGCAGGGAGATTTTGTAAAGCTCTTTGGACAAATCAGAACTTCCATTGATGATAATGGCAAGGAGCATAGCAATGTAAGGATACTTTCTTCAAAGCTCTTAAAGGCAAAGGAACAAATGAAAGGACAAGAAGAAAAGAAAGAATCTGTTCTTGGAGCTATCAAGAAATATCAGTCTGAAGATAAGGAAAAACCAAAAGAAAAGAGAGACGCAAGCAAAGAAGCTGAGAGATAA
- a CDS encoding conjugative transposon regulatory protein, translating to MSKISYKKLFKKMIDLDMKNSELMEKAEVSRSTFYKMKNSENITTDVIVRICDSLNCGVNEIMELVDDENN from the coding sequence GTGTCGAAAATAAGTTATAAAAAGCTATTTAAAAAAATGATAGATTTAGATATGAAAAATTCTGAGCTAATGGAAAAAGCAGAAGTTAGCCGGAGTACTTTTTATAAAATGAAGAACAGTGAGAATATTACTACTGATGTGATTGTCAGAATATGTGATAGTTTGAACTGTGGTGTAAATGAAATTATGGAGTTGGTGGATGATGAAAATAATTGA